The Microterricola viridarii nucleotide sequence CTTGACCGGCTTCTCGGTGAGGCTCTGCGCGTACACCGCCCAGCCGAGCGTGATCGGGGCGGGGCGGGACACATCGCCCCAGAGCAGCGACGGGCGGGTGCACCGGCTGCCGTAGGACTGCACCCAGCCGTGCTCCGTCACCGCGAAGCCGTCGAGGTACTCGGCGAAGTACTGCACCATGTCATTGCGCTCCGGCTCGCCGTGCACGAGCACGTCGAGCCCGATCTCCTCCTGCAGCCGCACGACCCGGTCGATCTCGGCCTTCATCAGGCCCTCGTACTCGGCCGGGCTGAGCGCGCCGGAGTTCAGCCGGGCGCGGGCGCGGCGGATGTCGGGGGTCTGCGGGAAGGAGCCGATCGTCGTGGTCGGCAGCAGCGGCAGCGGCAGGGCCGCCTCCTGGGCGGCGACGCGCTCGGCGTAGTCGCCACGCTCGTAGTCGGCCGTGCCGAGCGCGCCGGTGCGCGCCCGGACGGCGGCATCGCGCACTCCCGGCGCGGCCAGCCGCTCGGCGAGGGCTGCCGCCGCGGCCTCCAGCTCGGCCCGGACACTCTCCCGCCCGTCGCGGAGCCCGGCGGCGACGGCCGCGATCTGGCCGACCTTCTGGTCGGCGAAGGCCAGCCAGTTGCCGAGCGCGCCCAGCTTGGTCTCCTCGCTCGCGTCGTGCGGGAGGTGCAGCAGGGAGGTCGAGCTCGACACGGAGACGGCCGGCGAGAGCGCGCCGAGCGATTCGGCCGCGGTCAGCGCCGCCTCGAGGTCGCCGCGCCAGATGTTGTGCCCGTCGATGACGCCGGCGACGAGCGTCTTGGCCGCCAGCGCCGCAGCGGTCTCCTCCCCCAGCCCGGTCGGCAGGGTCCCGCGCACCAGGTCGAGCCCGATCGCCTCGACGGCGGATGCCGCGAGCACGGGCAGAGCGTCGCCGAGCGCGCCGTAGGGCGCAGCCACGAAGATCGCCGGGCGGGCGGTCGCGCCCGCGAGCACGCGGTAGGCCTCCGCCAATGCGGCCAGCTGCACCGGGCGGGCGACGGGGATGCTCTCGTTGACGAGGCCGGGCTCGTCCAGCTGCACCCACTCCGCCCCGGCGGCGCGCAGGCGCGCGAGCAGCTCGGTGTAGACGGGGAGCAGCTCGTCCAGGCGCGAGATCGGCTCGAATCCGGCCGGGGCGCCGTCGCTCGCCTTGGCCAGCAGCAGGAAGGTGACCGGGCCGACGATGGCGGGGCGGGTCAGGTATCCGGCCGCCTTCGCCTCCTCGAACTCGCGCACCAGGCGGTCGCTGGCCAGCCGGAACTCGGTCTCTGGGCCGATCTCCGGCACCAGGTAGTGATAGTTGCTGTCGAACCACTTGGTCATCTCCAGCGGGAGGTTGTCGCCGGCGCCGCGGGCCAGCGTGAAGTAGCCGGCCAGGTCGAGGCTGCCGTCATCCGCCACCAGCTGCGCGAAGCGGCTCGGCACGGCTCCGACGGTGACCGCGGTGTCCAGAACGTGGTCGTAGAAGGAGAAGCTCTCTGGGATGGCGGAGTCGCCGCGGCCGAGGCCGAGGCCTGCGAGCCGGGCCCTCGTGGTCGCGCGGAGCTCTGCCGCACGCTGCTCGAGCTCGGCGGCGGTGATGCTGCCCGCCCAGAACGCCTCGACGGCGTGCTTGAGCTCGCGCCGGCGGCCGATGCGCGGGTAGCCGAGGATGGTGCCGGCGGGGAACGCCGGGGCGGGAGTGGGTCGTGCGGTCATTCGTCGTCCTTACTGATGGGGTGCGGCCGCTGGGTGGTGCGGCCTGCGGGATTTTCGGGTTCGGCGGTCGTCGGAAAAAGACATGGGGGTAGTGCGGAAGGGTGCCAGAGGGCGTTGCCCGACGTGGGGCCGGGGTACGGGGTCGGTCGCGGGCCTGCGCTAGCGGCCGGCGACCGCCGGCATTCGGCCGAGGCGTTCCAGCACGCCGAGCACCGCGCGGTGCTGGTTGAAGGTGTACAGGTGCAGGCCGGGTGCACCGCCGGCGAGCACCTCGGCGGCGACGCGGGCGATGTAGTCGACGCCGATCTCGTGCTGGCCCTCTTCGCTGGGCTCCACCTCGAGGGCGATCTCGAGCTCGGCGGGGATCTCCTCGCCGGTCAGCTCGGCGATCCTGGCCAGCCGGGTCGGGGTGGTCGCGGGCATCAGGCCCGGCACGATGTCGATGGTGACGCCGGCCGTGCGGGCGCGGTCGACGAAGCCGAGGTAGTCGTCGGCGTGGAAGAAGAGCTGGGTGATCGCCAGCGTCGCGCCGGCGACCTGCTTGGCGAGCAGGCTGTCGACGTCGGCGCTCGATCCGCGGGCACGCGGGTGCCCGTTTGGGAAGGCCGCGACGGCGACGCGCTCCGGCCGGCGGCGCCGCGCGATGCGGCTGCCCTGGCTGGCCCCCGGCACGCGCTTCTGGGAGAACGGCTCGCGCTCCTCCTGCACCCGGTGGATCAGCTGCACGAGCTCCGCGGCGCTGCCGAGGTCGCCGAGCTCGGCTGGCCCGGTGACGCCGCTCGGCGGGTCGCCGCGGAGGGCCAGGAAGCTGGTGATGCCGGCGTCCAGGAACTGCCGGACCAGGCTGTTCGCCTCGGCGTGGGACGAGCCGACGCAGGTGAGGTGGGCCATCGGCTCGACGGCCGTGTGCTCGAGGATGTAGCGGAGCACGGTGAGGGAGCGCTCCCGGGAGGAGCCGCCCGCGCCGTAGGTGACGGAGATGAACGCCGGGTCGGCCTCCGCCAGCTTGTCGATGGTTCGCCCGAGCGCCAGGGCCGCGGCATCCGTGCGGGGCGGGAAAAGCTCGAACGAGACGGGCGTCACGACTCCGCTGTGGCCGCCCGCTCGGGGCGAGACGTGGTGGTAAGCGGCCAAGGTGTGTTCCTCTGCGTGGGCGGATGCCGCGCGGTGCAGGGGTGTCGAACCGTCAGGCCGCGCACCACCGCACAGTGCGGGTGTGGTTGCGGGCGGATGCCGGGCTCGGCTGTCGCTCTGGTTGCCGTCAGACGGCAACAACGTTTCACAGAGAATACAACGGGCGGTCAGCGGCCGGCAGGCTGTGACCGAATGTGACGGGCTAGGCCTCGAGGGCGCCGGCCGGGGCGCGGTAGGCCGAGAACAGGGCCTCGAGGTCGGCGGCGATGCGCGCGTGCACGAGGGTTCCGGTCTCGACGTACTCGGTCGAGATGACCCGGCCCTTCTCGTGCAGCAGCGAGATCAGGTCGCCGCGGTCGTACGGCACGACGAGCTCGATGGCGAGGCTCGGGTCCGGCAGCATCTCGCCGATCGTGGCGAGCAGCTCGTCGATGCCCTCACCGCTGCGGGCGGAGGCGAAGAGGGCGCGGGGCTCGAGGCCGCGCAGCACCATTCGGGCGTCGTCGTCGATCAGGTCGGACTTGTTGAAGACGATGAGCTCCGGGATGTCGCGGGCGCCCACCTCGCCGATGACGTCGCGCACGGTGGCGATCTGGCCGGCCGGGTCGGGGTGCGAGCCGTCGACGACGTGCACGATGAGGTCGGAGTCGGCGACCTCCTCCAGCGTGGAGCGGAACGCCTCGACGAGCTGGTGCGGCAGGTTGCGCACGAAGCCGACCGTGTCGGCCAGCGTGTAGATGCGCCCGTCGGCGGTGGTGTTCTTGCGCACGGTGGCATCGAGGGTGGCGAACAGCGAGTTCTCCACCAGCACGCCGGCGTGGGTGATGCGGTTCAGGATGCTGGACTTGCCGGCGTTGGTGTAGCCGGCGATGGCGACGGAGGGCACCGCGTTGCGGCGGCGGTTGGCCCGCTTGGCCTCGCGGGCGGGCTTCATCGCGGCGATCTGCTTGCGCAGCTTCGCCATCCGGGTGTGGATGCGGCGGCGGTCCAGCTCGATCTTGGTCTCACCGGGGCCACGGCTGCCCATGCCGGCGCCGGCGCCGCCCACCTGGCCACCGGCCTGGCGCGACATGGAGTCACCCCAGCCGCGGAGGCGGGGCAGCAGGTACTGCAGCTGGGCAAGCTCGACCTGCGCCTTGCCCTCGCGGCTCTTCGCATGCTGGCTGAAGATGTCGAGGATGACGGCGGTGCGGTCGATGACCTTCACCTTGACCACGTCTTCGAGTGCGCGGCGCTGGCTGGGCGCGAGCTCCGTGTCGGCGATGACGGTGTCGGCGCCGAGAGCCTGCACGATGCCGGCCAGCTCGCGGGCCTTGCCGCTGCCCAGGAAGGTGCTCGGGTCGGGGTTGGGGCGCCGCTGCAGCAGGCCGTCGAGCACGGTGGCACCGGCGGTCTCCGCCAGGGCGGCCAGTTCGCGCATCGAGTTCTCGGCGTCATCCACCGAGCCCTGCATGTAGATGCCGATCAGGACGACGTTCTCGAGGCGCAGCTGGCGGTACTCGACCTCTGTGACGTCTTCGAGCTCGGTGGAGAGGCTCGGCACGCGCCGCAAGGCGTTGCGGTCGTCGCGGTCGAGCTGCTCGCCGTCGCTGAACGCGGCGGCGCCGGTCTCGGTCTGCAGCGCCTGCGCTCCGCTGGCGAAGATGCCGGAGCTGAAGTGGGCGCTGCCCGCCGACCGGGCCTCGGCGCTGGCCAGCACCCGGGCGACGACGTCGTCGCTCTCGAATGCACCGTCGCCGTCAAAGGCGTCGGTGCCGGTGCTGTCGTTGGTGGTGTTGCTGGCGTCAGTCATTGCTCTCAGTTTACGGGTTTCAATCTGCGATAGATTCGCTGGTATGGCTTCAGAGCATTACTTCAGCGCGGATCCGGGGAGTGAGCTCAAATTGCGCCGCATCCAGGTGCGCCTCGGCGGGCAGGACCGTGAGGTCACGACCTCCAACGGAATCTTCAGTCCGGACCACATCGACCAGGGCACCGAGGTGTTGCTGCGCTATGCGCCGACTCCCCCGGCGACCGGCAATCTGCTGGACCTCGGCTGCGGCTGGGGCCCGATCGCCCTGACGCTGGCCCTGGAATCCCCGGAGGCCACCGTGTGGGCCGTCGACGTGAACGACCGCGCGCTGGAGCTGGTCCGGCGAAACGCCGAGGAGCTCGGCCTCGGCAACGTCCGGGCCGTGCGGCCTGAGGACGTGCCGGAGGACGTGCGGTTCGAGACCATCTGGTCGAACCCGCCCATCCGCGTCGGCAAGGACGTGCTGCACTCGATGCTGCAGCACTGGCTGCCGCGCCTGAAGCCGGGCACCGACTCCTATCTGGTCGTTCAGCGCAACCTCGGCTCCGACTCGCTGCAACGCTGGCTCGAGGCGGAGTTCGCCGGCTCGCTGGAGATCGCCCGCGAGGCCATCAGCAAGGGTTTCCGGGTGCTGAAGGTTACCCGTCCGGACGCCGCGGAGTAACCAACCGCGTGCCCGGCCGGGCACGAGTGTCCTCTAGCCGAGGCTGAGCACCCCGTCGAAGACGAGCTCGGCCGGGCCGGAGAGCGCGACGTGCTCGCCGTCCTCGGTCGGGAACATGCGCACGCCGAGCACGCCGCCCGGCACCTCGACCCGCCACTGGTTGGGCGCGCCGGCGCCGGCCCAGTGCCGGACGGCGAGGGCGGCGGCCGCCGCGCCCGTGCCGCAGGACTGCGTCTCGCCGGAACCGCGCTCGTGCACCCGCATGCGGAAGCGGCCGACGCCGTCGTGCACCAGTGGGTCGGCCGGCACGACGAACTCGATGTTCGCTCCGCCCTCCGGGGCGGGGTCGAGCTGTGGGATGTAGCCGAGGTCGGCGGCATCGAGCTCGGCATCGTCGGCGAGGGCGACGACCACGTGCGGGTTGCCGACGCTGATGCCGAGGCCGGGTCGGGCGACCGGGAGGTTCTTGGCGCGCACGAGCGGCTCGCCTCCGGCCAGCCGCCACCGGCCGAGGTCTACCTGGAAGCCGGTGCGATTGCTCTGCACGTCCCGGACGCCGGCGCGGGTGCCGATCGAGAGGGTGTCGCCGGCTGGCAGCTCGGCCAGGCCCTGGTCCAGCAGGAAGCGGGTGAAGACGCGGGCGCCGTTGCCGCACATCTCAGAGGGGGTGCCGTCGGCGTTCCAGTAGTCCATGAACCAGACGGCGTCCGGGTCCTCGGCCAGCGCCGCGGCGCCCTCCGGCAGGGCGTCGGAGCGCACGGCCCGGATCAGCCCGTCGGCGCCGATTCCGAAGCGCCGGTCGCAGACGGCGGCGATCTGTGCCGGGCTGAGCGGGTGCGAACCGTCCGGGTCGGCGAAGAGCACGAAGTCGTTGCCTGTGCCCTGGCCCTTGGTGAAGTGGAGGTCGAAAGCCATGCGCCCAGTCTAAACGGCGGGTGTGCTCCGGCCGGCCTCGGCCGGCGCTGCGCCGGCCGCCCGCCAGGCGGACAGCGCTGCGTCAACGCGGGCGGCGCCGGCATCCGGCCCGTCCTGCTCCGTCGCGGCCGGCAGCCAGTGCGCGTGCGGGTAGCGCTTGAACCAGCTGACCTGCCGGCGGGCGTAGCGGCGGGTGAGCTGCTGCGTCGCCTCGATCGCCTCGGCCCGGGTGCTGCGGCCGTGGATCTCGTCGATGGCCTGGGTGTATCCGATGGCCCGGCTGGCGGTGACGCCCTCCTCGAGGCCGAGCGGCAGCAGGGCGCGGGCCTCGTCGAGCAGGCCGTCGGCCCACATCTGCTCGACCCGACGGTCCAGGCGCGCGGTGAGCTGCTCGCGCTCGGAGGCCAGGCCGATGACGGCGAGCGGGTGCCAGGGCTCTGGCTCGTCCGGCAGGGCGGCCGCGTTCGGCTCGCCCGTGATGGCGATCACCTCGAGGGCGCGGACGATGCGCCGGCCGTTTGTGGATCCCACCCGGAGCGCGGTCGCCTGGTCGAAGGCGGCCAGCCGGCGGTACAACAGGCCGGGTCCGAGCTCGGCCAGCTCCGCCTCGAGTGCGGCCCGGATGACGGGGTCGGTGCCCGGGAAGCGGAAGTCGTAGACCAGTGCGGAGACGTACAGCCCGGAGCCGCCGACCACGATCGGCACCGCCCCGCGCGCGCGGATGTCGTCGACGACCGCCCTGGCCTGCTCCTGGTAACCGGCGACGGCCGCCTCGTCCCGCACGCCGAGCACGTCGAACATGTGGTGCGGGATGCCGCGGCGCTCGGCGAGCGGCAGCTTGGCCGTGCCGATGTCCATGCCGCGGTAGAGCTGCATCGCGTCGGCGTTGACGATCTCGGCCGCGATGCCGTCGGCGGCGAGGCGTTCGGCAATGTCGAGGGAGAGCGCGGACTTGCCCGTGCCGGTGGCCCCGACGACGGCGATCAGCGCGGCCGGGTCTGCCCCGGGCCGGCCGGGCCGCATCAGCGCAGCTCGTCGTCGGTGTTGTAGATGGGGACGGTGCTGGCGCCGCCCGCGCGCAGTGTCGGGAAGCCGAGGAGGACTGGCCCTGGCGCGCCCTGGCCGCCGTCGGCGGCGCCGGACGGCACGCCGCAGGACTCCGCCTCCTGGCGGTCCCAGGCGTCGCCGGAGCGGGTGCGCCGGATGGCGAGCGGGGCGTCGTCGACGGAGTCGGCGATGAGGAAGAACGGTGCGGCCTGGGTCACCGTCACGGTGACCACGTCGCCGGGGCGCGGCGTCTCGGAGCCGGCCGGCACCTCGAAGTGCACGAGGCGGCTGTCCTCTGCCCGCCCGGAGAGGCGGTTCGTGTCGGCATCCTTCTTGCCGGCGTGGTTGCCGACGAGCACTTGGACGGTGCGGCCGACGACCTTCTCGTTCTCCTCCCAGGAGATGCGGTCCTGCAGGGCGATGAGGCGTTCGTAGCGCTTTTGGACGACCTCCTTGGGGACCTGCTCCTCCATGGTCGCCGCCGGCGTGCCGGGGCGGATGGAGTACTGGAAGGTGAAGGCGGTGGCGAAGCGGGCCTCCTCGACGACGCGCAGCGTCTCCTGGAAGTCCTCCTCGGTCTCGCCGGGGAAGCCGACGATGATGTCGGTGCTGATCGCGGCGTGCGGCATGCGCTCGCGCACCCGCTCGAGGATGCCGAGGAACTTCGCGGAGCGGTAGGAGCGCCGCATCGCCTTCAGCACCCGGTCGGAGCCGGACTGCAGCGGCATGTGCAGCTGCGGCATCACGGAGGGCGTCTCGGCCATCGCGTCGATGACGTCGTCGGTGAAGGCGGCCGGGTGCGGGCTGGTGAAGCGGATGCGCTCGAGGCCCTCGATGGCGCCGGCCGCGCGGAGGAGCTTGCCGAAGGCGAGCCGGTCGCCGAACTCGACGCCGTAGGAGTTCACGTTCTGGCCGAGCAGGGTCACCTCGAGGGCGCCGTCGTCGACGAGGGACTGGATCTCGGAGAGCACCTCGCCGGGGCGGCGGTCCTTCTCCTTGCCGCGGAGGGCGGGCACGATACAGAAGGTGCAGGTGTTGTTGCAGCCGACGGAGATGGACACCCAGCCGCTGTAGCTGGAATCGCGCTTGGTGGGCAGCGTGGAGGGGAACGTCTCCAATGCCTCGAGGATCTCGATCTGCGCCTCGTCGTTGTGGCGGGCCCGCTCGAGCAGGCTGGGCAGGGCGCCCATGTTGTGGGTGCCGAAGACGACATCCACCCAGGGCGCCTTCTCCAGGATGACGTTCTTGTCCTTCTGGGCCAGGCAGCCGCCGACGGCGATCTGCATACCGGCATGGCGGCGCTTGACGCCGGCCAGGTAGCCCAGGTTTCCGTAGAGCTTGTTGTCGGCGTTCTCGCGCACCGCACAGGTGTTGATCACGACGACGTCGGGCTCGACGCCGTCGGCCTTGATGTAGCCGGCGGCCTCGAGCGAGCCGCTCAGGCGCTCCGAGTCGTGCACGTTCATCTGGCAGCCGTAGGTGCGCACCTCGTAGCTGCGTGCTCGCCCCGCGGCATCGTGTGACGCCGACGACGGCGCAATGATCGTGGGGTTCTCGCTGACGGTGCTCATGATGAGCACTAGTTTAGATCAGCGGAACCGAACGCCGCCTGTCGGCCGCTTGCGGGCGGCGAGGGCCGCCTTCACCGCGTCGCGCACCACGCCGGACCCGTAGCCCTTGCGCATCAGGAATCCGGTGAGACGCCGCTCGGCGGTGGCGTCGTCGTAGGAGCTCAGCTGCCCGGCGCGCTTGACCGCCAGCTCCATGGCTCGCGCCCGCTCCTCGTCCTGGTCGGACTCCCCCAGCGCCTCGCTGACGACGGCCGGGGAGATCCTGCGTCGGTTGAGTTCCTGCTTGATGGAGGAGGCGCCGAGGCCCTTGCGCCGGCGCAGCTGGTCGATGATGTTCTCGGCCAGGCGGAGGTCGTCGAGGTAGCCGAGGCGCACCATCCGCTCCACCCATTCCTCGAGCTGCTCGGCCGGCAGGCCATTCTGCTCGAGGAACTGCTCGACCTCGACGATGGACATGTCGCGTCTGGCCAGCTTCTTCAGGAGCGCGCGCTCCAGGGCGTCGGGGTCGAATTCCTCGACCTCGTCCTCGTCGTCCGCCTCGTCGCTGTACTCCTCGGTCCAGTCGCCCGGCTCGGCGAGCTGGCGCGGCAGCGCCACCGGCGCCGATGCGTCGAAGCCGCGCTCGGCCAGCTCGCGCTCCGGCTCCACCCAGGGGCGTCGGAATGCGGTGCTGCCCATGCCGGACTCTGTCGTGACGTCGACGCCGGGTGCCGCCCACGGCAGGTAGCTGACCTTCGCCAGCGGCTCCGCCTCGGCCGGCTCGCCCGCGGGCTCGTCGACCTCGGGTGCTGCGGGGCGGGGCCGGACGGCGCGGGGCTTCGCGGCCATGGGCTTCGCGGCCGCCGGCGTCACGGGAGCCGGCGTCGCGGCAGCCGGCGTCGCGGCAGCCGGCGTCGCGGGAGCGTCCTCCGCGTCCGGCGTGCCGGGGCGGCCGCCCGGCTCGGCGTCGATCTGGGTGTTCTCACCCTCGTCGTCGCTCGAGCCGTGGCCGCCCCACCATCCGATTTCCATGATTCGCCTCGGGCTAGGCGCCCTTGCGGGCCTTCAACTTCTCGACGAGCGGCGTCTCCTCGGGGGCGATGCCCGCCGCGGCGTCTTCCGCCGCCTTCTTGGCGGCCTCCGCCTTGGCTGCGACGCCGGCCGGGCCGATGCCCAGCTTGCCGAGCAGGCGGGTCTCGATGTCCAGGGCGATGTCGGGGTTGCGCAGCAGGAAGTTGCGCGAGTTCTCCTTGCCCTGGCCGAGCTGGTCGCCCTCGTAGGTGTACCAGGCGCCGGACTTCTTGACGATGCCGTGGTCGACGCCGAAGTCGATCAGGCTGCCCTCGCGGGAGATGCCGACACCGTAGATGATGTCGAACTCGGCCTGCTTGAACGGCGGCGCCATCTTGTTCTTGACGACCTTGACACGGGTGCGGTTGCCGACCGCGTCGGTGCCGTCCTTCAGCGTCTCGATACGGCGGATGTCGAGGCGGACCGAGGCGTAGAACTTGAGCGCCTTGCCGCCGGCGGTGGTCTCCGGGCTGCCGAAGAAGACACCGATCTTCTCGCGCAGCTGGTTGATGAAGATCATGGTGGTGTTGGTCTGGCTGAGGCCACCGGTGAGCTTGCGGAGCGCCTGCGACATGAGGCGGGCCTGCAAGCCGACGTGGGAGTCACCCATCTCGCCCTCGATCTCGGCGCGCGGAACGAGGGCCGCCACGGAGTCGATCACGATCAGGTCGATGGAGCCGGAGCGGACGAGCATGTCGGCGATCTCGAGCGCCTGCTCACCGGTGTCCGGCTGGGAGACGAGGAGCGCGTCGATGTCGACGCCGAGCTTCTTGGCGTACTCCGGGTCGAGGGCGTGCTCGGCGTCGATGAACGCGGCGATGCCGCCGTTGCGCTGGGCGTTGGCGATCGCGTGCAGCGTCAGCGTGGTCTTACCCGAGGACTCCGGGCCGTAGATCTCGACGATGCGGCCGCGGGGAAGCCCGCCAATGCCGAGGGCGACGTCCAGCGCGATCGAACCAGTGGAGATGGTCTCAACGGGTGCGCGCTCGTCGCTGCCGAGGCGCATGACGGAGCCCTTGCCGAACTGGCGGTCAATCTGGGCGAGAGCGGTTTCGAGCGACTTCTCGCGGTCTGCAGGTGATGGCATTTCGGTCTCCTTTTGCTGGTTCGATTCGCCTATAGGCTGTCGTGTTCGAGTCGGCGGAATGAGATTCCCTGGGACGAACTGACAAGGCAGTCAGCAGTTCTTCCGCTGATGTTTTCGACTGTACGCCGACCCTCTGACACGAGGTTTTGCACGGGCGTAGTGGTGGAGAACGATCAGCTCAAGCGCTGCTGTGCAGGAGCCTAGTACGAACCGAACAAATATTCGAGCCCAGAGCGGCGTGTCGGCGTCCGGAATCGAAGGCGTTGCGGGCCGCTAGCTCGCGGATGCCGGCTTCGGCAGGCCCACGCCGTACCAGCGCTCCCGCGGGACGTCGGTCTCAGCGCAGATCGCCAGCCACACCTCGCGCGGTTGCACGCCGTCCGCCAGCGCCTGGGCGGCGGTGCGGTTTCCGAGCGCGGTGAGCACCAGGTCGGCCTGCACGACGGCGGCGTATGCCGGGCCGAACTCGGTGGCCATGGCCAGGTTGAACTCACTTCGACGCATGCGACAACGCTAACCAGTGCCGGCCGGGAATCACAATCGCGCCGGAGGAGGCCGGCACCAATGCAAAACGACAGGCCGGTCAGAAGACCGGCCTGTCGAATGTGTGTCTCCGTCGCGCGTCACACCGTTGCGCAGCGACCGAGGAAATAGTGAGTCTGCGTGGTTATCGAACCATCATGTCCACGTCGAAGTTCACGACGAACTCGTCGGGAACGGTGTCGGGGATCGGGTCGATGCCTTCGAGAACGGCGAGACGATCGCCGACCTCACGCATGATGACCGAAATCGGGGTGTCGAGTGCATCAGCAACCGAAGCGAGAATCTCGCTCGAGGCTTCTTTCTGGCCGCGCTCCACCTCGCTCAAGTAGCCCAAGGCCACGCTGGCCTTGCTGGCAACCTGCCGAAGGGTGCGCCCCTTCTGAAGTCGGAAGTCCCTGAGTACATCGCCGATTTCTTGACGAACCAGAATCATCGGAACCTCCTCCATATTTATCAAGGCCCAGAGGCCTGTTAAGGAGGTCAGTTTATCCGAACCCCCCACTGCACCGACTCTAGCGGTGCACACTGGGCTTTTCTTGTGAATTCGTGGGGTGTAACCGCACTTTGTGCGCTTCTATTCCACGGCGGAGCAGGAATATGCACACGGTGCCCTCACGCGTGTGGGCGCTGCCCGTCCAGCGCCTCTCGGAGCGCCTCCAGCGCGGCGTTCACCGACGCGGCCCGCACGGCGGAGCGGTCCCCCGCAAGGCGCAGGCCGACCGAGCGGGTGCCGGCCGCCGAGGCCACGCCGAGGTAGACGACGCCCGGCGGTTGGCCGTCTTGCGGGTCGGGCCCGGCGACGCCCGTCGTGGCGATTCCGTAGTCGGCGGCGCGGCCGTCGACGGCGAGCACCCGGCGCACGCCGTCGGCCATCTGCCTGGCGACCTCCGGGTCGACGGCGCCGCGCTCGGCGAGCAGGGCGGCGTCGACGCCGAGCACGCTGTGCTTGATGGCGGTGTTGTAGGCGACGACGGCCCCGCTGACCGCGGCGGAGGCGCCGGGCACGGCGATGAGCGTCGCGGCGAGCAGGCCGCCGGTCAGCGACTCGGCGATGGCGACGGTCTCGCCGCGGCGGGTGAGCTCGGCGATGACGCGGGCCGCGGCATCCGGCGTCAGCGCAGTCGTCGGCTCGGGCTCGGCGGGGGTGGGCATGGTGCCGCCTACAGGCCGCTCTTCTTGAGCTTCGCGGCGTCGAGGAGGTACTGCACGCCCGTGTAGACGGTGATCAGGACGGCCGCCGTCATGGCGATGCCGTTCACCCAGAACACCCAGTCGCCGAAGAGCGTCCAGAACGGCAGCAGCGCGAGCGAGATCGCCACGGACTGCACCAGCGTCTTGAGCTTGCCGCCCTTGGAGGCCGGGACCACGTTGCCGCGGCCGAGCTCGACGAAGCGCCACACGGTGATGCCCACCTCGCGCACGACGATGATGGCCGTCACCCACCACGGGAGTTCACCCAGGATCGACAGGCAGACCAGCGCCCCGCTGGTGAGCAGCTTGTCGGCGATCGGGTCGAGGATCTTGCCGAGGTCGGTGACGAGGTTCTTGCGCCTCGCGATGGCCCCGTCGATGCCGTCGGTGCCGATCGCGACGATGAACAGCACGGCCGCCCACCAGCGCAGCGCGCCGTCGGCACCGTTGTCGGCCAGCAGCATCCAGAAGAACAGCGGCGCCAGCAGGATGCGCACCCCGGTGATCACATTGGGTGCGTTCCAGTTGCTGGGGCGCGCTGCGGGCGCCGGCTGCGCGGGGCCGCCGGACGTGGTGTCGCTGGGTGTCATGTCTGGCTAGTCCCTACCGGTCAGATTCCAGGCGTCCTCGTCGGTGTCACCCTCGACCTCAGGGTACCCCTCCGACATCTTCGCCACGGGATCGCCGCCGTAGGGGTCGTGCTCGGGGACGGGCGCCGGGGCCGGCGCGGCGGGCGCCGCCGCCTGCTCGCGCGGCTCCTCGCCGCGGAGCTTGGCCAGCACCCCGCCGAGCTGCTCGGCGGTGACCAGCACGTCGCGGGCCTTGGAGCCCTCGGACGGGCCGACGATCTCGCGGCTCTCCAGG carries:
- the pgsA gene encoding CDP-diacylglycerol--glycerol-3-phosphate 3-phosphatidyltransferase, translating into MTPSDTTSGGPAQPAPAARPSNWNAPNVITGVRILLAPLFFWMLLADNGADGALRWWAAVLFIVAIGTDGIDGAIARRKNLVTDLGKILDPIADKLLTSGALVCLSILGELPWWVTAIIVVREVGITVWRFVELGRGNVVPASKGGKLKTLVQSVAISLALLPFWTLFGDWVFWVNGIAMTAAVLITVYTGVQYLLDAAKLKKSGL